One Rhodanobacteraceae bacterium genomic window, GGATGGCGAACTCGTGTGCGAGTGCCAGACCATCGACGAGCCTGGGCAACCGGAAGGTCAGATCGCGGTGCCCTCGGTCGTGGCTGTGAAGGACGGCGAAGCCATCGTCGGCCACGCGGCCAGGCGGCTGGCGCGCACGCCGCGCTTCTTCCAGCACAAAGGTTCGTTCTCCGGAGACCAAGAACGAGATCGGACTGCAGCACACCTACGCGCGTGCTCCGGAAGGCTTCCAGTCGGCCACGGAGATTGCCGCCCACATCATCGGGTATCTGTTTCAAGCATCCGGGCTGGACTTGCGAACCATTCGCAGACCCGCTGGTGATCACCGTGCCGGCTTCGTTCCATGGCGCGCAGCGCACCGCGACCCTGGAATCCGCCGACGCCGTGTTCAACGGCGGACAGGAAGTGCGGCTGTTGGATGAGCCATACGCCGCCGTGCTCGACCTGCTGCACCGCGATCCAGACATCGCTGGTGAGCATCTGGCGGCTGGCGCGACCTGGCTGGTGTTCGATTTCGGCGGCGGCACCTGCGATGTCGCGTTGTTCACCTTGCAGGCTTCGGAGACTGCGGCCTTGGCGCCGCGTCTGCTGGCGACCAGCCGCTACCACCGCATCGGCGGCGGCGACATCGACCGTGCCATCGTCCACGGGCACCTGATTCCGACGCTGCTGGAGCGCTATCGACTGTCGCGCACGGCGGTTTCGTTCGCCGACAAGCGCAGGCGCTTCGAACCGGTGTTGCTGCCGGTGGCCGAGCAACTGAAGCGTGCCTTGTGCCAGCGTTTGCGCGCGCAAATCGAGGAAGGCGATGCCACCAGCGCAGTTGAGGTGGTATCAGCGGGCGACCACTGCATTGAGTGGAACGAGCGCGAGCTGTTCCTCAGCGACGCGCGCCTCGACCAGGCGACGTTCGAGAAGCTGCTGCGCCCGTTCCTCGAACCGCATCCCAACAAAACGGCGTCAGACGAGTATGTCGAGCGCGACTCGGTGTTCCGACCGATTCATCAGGTTCTGGCGCGCGCCGGGCTGCCGCCCGAGTCCATCGATCTGGTGGTGCTGGCCGGCTCCAGCAGCCGCATTCCGCAGGTGCAAACGGCCTTGCAGGGTTGCTTCAGCGAGGCCGATGTCGTCGAGCTGGGCGATGACCTCGATGTGCAGGGAGCCATTGCGCGCGGCGCAGCATTGCAGGCGCTCGCCATCGCGGCCACCGGCAAGCCGCTCATCGCCCCTGCGAGCAGCGCCGAACTTGGCCTGCGCACGCGTCAGGGGCTGGTCACCTTAGTGAAGGCCGGCGCCGCGCGCCAGTGGACGCCGATCAACCCCTGCGCGTGTACGCGCCAGCGACTGTCGCGGATCGACCGATGGATCTGGCCATCGAGGTGATCGCCGACGGCGGCCGCGTGGTCGGTCGCTCGATCTGGCAACTCGAGGGCGCCGGTCGAGCAAGGTGAACCGCTTGAAGTGATCTGGTCGCTCGACGAGAACCAGTGCATCACGCTGAAACTTCGTCGCGTCCAGGGCGAGGACTGCGCCGACAGCGACTTCGAGCAGCGCTTCGATGCGCCGCTGACGCACACCGACCAGGGACAGCTCGCGCGCTGCCGCTTGCTGGAAGCGGAGGAACAGGTACGTTGCGGCAACGTTCCCGACCATCAGCTGGGCCGTACGTTCGAGCAGATGGCCCGCGATGCCGCGCGCATCGGTCACCGCGACCGCGCGCTGCATTACATTTCCTGCGCCGTACAGCGAGATGGCCCGACCTTCAACCTCCTCAATCTGAGGGCT contains:
- a CDS encoding Hsp70 family protein, whose translation is MPASFHGAQRTATLESADAVFNGGQEVRLLDEPYAAVLDLLHRDPDIAGEHLAAGATWLVFDFGGGTCDVALFTLQASETAALAPRLLATSRYHRIGGGDIDRAIVHGHLIPTLLERYRLSRTAVSFADKRRRFEPVLLPVAEQLKRALCQRLRAQIEEGDATSAVEVVSAGDHCIEWNERELFLSDARLDQATFEKLLRPFLEPHPNKTASDEYVERDSVFRPIHQVLARAGLPPESIDLVVLAGSSSRIPQVQTALQGCFSEADVVELGDDLDVQGAIARGAALQALAIAATGKPLIAPASSAELGLRTRQGLVTLVKAGAARQWTPINPCACTRQRLSRIDRWIWPSR
- a CDS encoding Hsp70 family protein, which translates into the protein MEFDGTAVGIDLGTTKSCIAVARFEDGELVCECQTIDEPGQPEGQIAVPSVVAVKDGEAIVGHAARRLARTPRFFQHKGSFSGDQERDRTAAHLRACSGRLPVGHGDCRPHHRVSVSSIRAGLANHSQTRW